A region from the Nesterenkonia lacusekhoensis genome encodes:
- the dcd gene encoding dCTP deaminase, whose translation MLLSDRDIRAELDAGRIQLDPFDPSMVQPSSVDVRLERMFRLFDNHKYAHIDPSVEQPDLTRLVEVDPEEPFVLHPGELVLGATYEQVTLPDDVAARLEGKSSLGRLGLLTHSTAGFIDPGFSGQVTLELSNMATLPIKLWPGSKIGQLCFFRLSSAAEYGYGSATHQSRYQGQRGPTASRSHENFHRTIIEE comes from the coding sequence GTGCTGCTTTCAGACAGAGACATCCGTGCAGAGCTCGACGCCGGCCGCATTCAGCTGGACCCGTTCGACCCGTCCATGGTCCAGCCCTCCTCGGTGGACGTGCGCCTGGAGAGGATGTTCCGGCTCTTCGACAACCACAAATACGCCCATATCGACCCCTCAGTGGAGCAGCCTGATCTGACCCGCCTGGTGGAGGTGGACCCGGAGGAGCCGTTCGTGCTCCACCCCGGAGAGCTCGTACTGGGGGCCACCTATGAACAGGTCACCCTGCCTGACGACGTCGCCGCCCGCCTGGAGGGCAAGTCGTCCCTGGGCCGTCTGGGGCTGCTGACCCACTCCACCGCCGGGTTCATCGATCCGGGCTTCTCCGGGCAGGTCACCCTGGAGCTGTCGAACATGGCCACGCTGCCCATCAAGCTGTGGCCCGGCTCCAAGATCGGCCAGCTGTGCTTCTTCCGGCTCAGCTCGGCCGCAGAATACGGCTACGGCTCCGCGACGCATCAGTCGCGGTATCAGGGCCAGCGGGGCCCGACGGCGTCGCGCTCCCACGAGAACTTCCACCGCACCATCATCGAAGAGTGA
- a CDS encoding MFS transporter — MTTGDADHATGDRVPTPLNKKVITAWSLWSWGNSTVSAVMVTFVFGTYLAAEHFGPDDRGAQWLTTANAIAGAIIAVTAPVIGQRADRAGRRRLWLTINTFLVVGLVAACFFVKPEPGFLLLGVTLMASMTLFNEFAELNYNAMITDIADSSRMGRVSGIGWGSGYLGGIVILALVYFTLVAGDPPHAFGLGEDEAINIRMVAVVAAVWFLIWALPLLLMRPPTADAAAGQDASKLSILQSYQRLFRLILGLWRQDRNTFWFLASSALYRDGLSAVFTYGAILGVGVFGIDAGDILIFGIAGNVVAALGAFAGGWFDDRIGPRQVIMFCVVSLVVVAAALYFLDVEREIFGITLTPTASFWIFGLALCLFVGPAQASSRAFLARLAPPDRAGELFGLYATAGRSVSFMTPALISLLLWAIGGQKSIIIGVIVILGAGLLMLLLVHNPTGRAKMVEHGLR; from the coding sequence ATGACCACCGGTGATGCAGACCACGCCACAGGGGACAGAGTGCCCACACCCCTGAACAAGAAGGTCATCACCGCCTGGAGCCTCTGGAGCTGGGGAAACTCCACGGTCAGCGCGGTGATGGTGACATTCGTCTTCGGCACCTATCTCGCGGCCGAACATTTCGGCCCCGATGACCGGGGCGCCCAGTGGCTGACCACCGCGAACGCGATCGCTGGGGCGATCATCGCGGTGACCGCTCCGGTGATCGGCCAGCGCGCGGACCGGGCTGGCCGGCGTCGTCTGTGGCTGACCATCAACACCTTCCTGGTGGTGGGGCTGGTGGCCGCCTGCTTCTTCGTGAAGCCGGAGCCCGGGTTCCTGCTGCTGGGCGTGACCCTGATGGCGTCGATGACGCTGTTCAACGAGTTCGCGGAGCTGAACTACAACGCGATGATCACCGACATCGCGGATTCCTCACGCATGGGGCGGGTCTCCGGGATCGGGTGGGGCTCCGGCTATCTGGGAGGGATCGTGATCCTCGCCCTGGTCTACTTCACCCTGGTGGCCGGAGATCCGCCCCATGCCTTCGGGCTCGGCGAGGATGAGGCGATCAACATCCGCATGGTGGCTGTGGTCGCCGCCGTCTGGTTCCTGATCTGGGCGCTTCCGCTGCTGCTGATGCGCCCACCCACCGCCGACGCCGCTGCCGGTCAGGACGCTTCGAAGCTGAGCATCTTGCAGTCCTATCAGCGCCTGTTCCGACTGATCCTCGGCCTCTGGCGCCAGGACCGGAACACGTTCTGGTTCCTGGCATCCTCCGCGCTGTACCGGGACGGGCTCTCCGCGGTGTTCACCTACGGTGCGATCCTCGGCGTCGGGGTCTTTGGGATCGACGCCGGGGACATCCTGATCTTCGGCATCGCCGGCAACGTGGTGGCCGCCCTGGGAGCCTTCGCCGGCGGCTGGTTCGATGATCGGATCGGCCCGCGCCAGGTGATCATGTTCTGCGTGGTCTCCCTGGTGGTGGTCGCCGCCGCCCTGTACTTCCTGGACGTGGAGCGTGAGATCTTCGGAATCACGCTGACCCCGACGGCCTCGTTCTGGATATTCGGCCTCGCGCTGTGCCTGTTCGTAGGCCCGGCGCAGGCCTCCTCACGCGCCTTCCTGGCGCGGCTGGCCCCGCCGGACCGCGCCGGCGAGCTCTTCGGGCTCTACGCCACGGCCGGGCGCAGCGTCTCCTTCATGACTCCGGCACTGATCAGCCTGCTGCTGTGGGCGATCGGCGGGCAGAAGTCGATCATCATCGGCGTGATCGTGATCCTGGGCGCCGGCCTGCTGATGCTGCTTCTGGTGCACAATCCCACCGGCCGCGCGAAGATGGTCGAGCACGGGTTGCGCTGA
- a CDS encoding SseB family protein — MTENQTPQSEETPQAEELPSLEQVLIAGKDGQAQPADVVRAFLTNTVFFLTPNEVSDESSTVNPLTVQDQEGNPLIALFSTQEQFPAEYLEQAPHAVDAPGVAVVQSITGVGVIIDPGAEHGFQISAEGVERIRTDFLEAAAEAEQE; from the coding sequence ATGACTGAGAACCAGACCCCGCAGTCCGAAGAGACCCCGCAGGCCGAAGAGCTTCCCTCCCTGGAGCAGGTCCTGATCGCCGGCAAGGACGGCCAGGCCCAGCCCGCAGATGTGGTGCGCGCATTCCTGACCAACACTGTCTTCTTCCTGACCCCCAATGAGGTCAGCGATGAGAGCAGCACCGTGAACCCTCTGACCGTCCAGGATCAGGAGGGCAACCCGCTGATCGCGCTGTTCAGCACCCAGGAGCAGTTCCCGGCCGAGTACCTGGAGCAGGCTCCGCACGCTGTCGACGCCCCGGGTGTGGCCGTGGTGCAGTCGATCACCGGCGTCGGCGTGATCATCGATCCGGGCGCCGAGCACGGCTTCCAGATCTCCGCCGAGGGAGTGGAGCGCATCCGCACCGACTTCCTGGAAGCAGCCGCTGAGGCTGAGCAGGAGTAA